A single Chloroflexota bacterium DNA region contains:
- a CDS encoding xanthine dehydrogenase family protein molybdopterin-binding subunit, protein MAATPDSADSYIGARLKRPDGPAKLTGEARYAADIALPSLVHVRLLLSPHAHARILSVNAAEAREVPGVVAVLTAADLAPYVKSAPLSRARCLLAEGEVRFCGQPVVAVVAVSEAIAQDALALVDVDYEELPAVLTADDALVPGAPAVWPDGIPGVGAEAAGHGVEAAGAGVASRGDGDGQPIHSPNVAARERMDRGNIATGLAEAEVTIRRTYRTPIVHQGYVEPHATLAAPEPGGGLTIWSSTQGVFLPREETARVLGWSDSQIRLIPTTVGGGFGGKGVLLEPLAGVLAVMLARPVRIVMTRMDEFLAATPAPRCQIELTLGAKRDGTLTAIDARIVFDAGLYPGSPVTNAMIYVGGFYRVPHLRLRGYDVVTHTIPQGAYRAPGAVQGVFAIEQAMDELARELGRDPIDLRLQSCIVEGDLMPHGQRWARIGLRQCLETLREHRAWQTRDSQQTGPNEGVGVALGGLMVTLQSASALVRLEADGTITTVVGSVDISGSNTALLQIAAESFGLPIERVALSNADSTGAPHSPMSGGSKITLVVGAAITEACADARQQVFDIAADQLEAAPEDLELVDGRVRVRGAPERTIGLDRIHQLTAMMYAQHPPVLGRGNVILKVRASAMAAHLARVRVDPETGRVEVLEYVAVHDVGRAINPALVEENIHGGVSQGIGWALYEQMLYDEGGRLVTSSLLDYTLPGSHQIPPIESVILEIPSQSGPYGLRGVGEPPVIPVAATIANAVHAATGRRLTEIPITAPAVLRALAE, encoded by the coding sequence ATGGCCGCGACTCCCGATTCAGCAGATTCGTACATCGGTGCGCGGCTCAAGCGGCCCGACGGCCCGGCCAAGCTGACCGGCGAGGCGCGATACGCCGCCGACATCGCCCTGCCCAGCCTCGTGCACGTGCGGCTGCTGCTCAGCCCCCACGCGCACGCGCGCATCCTCTCGGTGAACGCCGCCGAGGCGCGCGAGGTGCCGGGCGTCGTCGCCGTGCTGACGGCGGCCGACCTTGCTCCGTACGTCAAGAGCGCCCCGCTCTCACGGGCCCGCTGCCTGCTGGCCGAGGGCGAGGTCCGCTTCTGCGGGCAGCCGGTCGTGGCCGTGGTGGCCGTCTCCGAGGCCATCGCCCAGGACGCCCTGGCCCTGGTGGACGTCGACTACGAAGAGCTGCCGGCCGTTCTGACCGCCGACGACGCCCTGGTCCCGGGCGCCCCTGCCGTCTGGCCGGACGGCATCCCCGGCGTCGGCGCGGAAGCGGCCGGGCACGGCGTCGAAGCCGCCGGTGCGGGCGTGGCCAGCCGTGGCGACGGCGACGGGCAGCCCATCCACTCCCCGAACGTCGCCGCGCGCGAGCGGATGGACCGGGGAAACATCGCTACCGGGCTGGCCGAGGCCGAGGTGACGATCCGCCGCACCTACCGCACGCCCATCGTGCACCAGGGGTACGTCGAGCCGCACGCCACCCTCGCCGCGCCGGAGCCGGGCGGCGGCCTGACCATCTGGTCGTCCACCCAGGGCGTCTTCCTGCCCCGTGAGGAGACGGCCCGCGTGCTCGGCTGGTCGGACTCGCAGATCCGGCTGATCCCCACGACGGTCGGCGGCGGCTTCGGCGGCAAGGGCGTCCTGCTGGAGCCGCTGGCTGGCGTGCTGGCCGTCATGCTCGCTCGGCCCGTGCGGATCGTGATGACCCGCATGGACGAGTTCCTGGCCGCCACGCCCGCGCCGCGCTGCCAGATCGAGCTGACCCTCGGGGCGAAGCGGGACGGCACGCTCACGGCCATCGACGCCCGCATCGTCTTCGACGCCGGCCTCTACCCTGGCTCACCCGTCACCAACGCGATGATCTACGTCGGCGGCTTCTACCGCGTCCCGCACCTGCGGCTGCGCGGCTACGACGTCGTCACCCACACCATCCCCCAGGGCGCCTATCGAGCACCCGGCGCGGTGCAGGGCGTCTTCGCCATCGAGCAGGCGATGGACGAGTTGGCGCGCGAGCTTGGCCGCGACCCCATCGATCTGCGACTGCAGAGCTGCATCGTCGAGGGCGACCTGATGCCACACGGGCAGCGCTGGGCGCGGATCGGGCTGCGCCAGTGCCTGGAGACGCTGCGCGAGCATCGGGCCTGGCAGACGCGGGATTCGCAGCAGACCGGTCCCAACGAGGGCGTCGGCGTGGCGCTCGGCGGCCTGATGGTGACGCTCCAGTCGGCCTCGGCGCTGGTGCGCCTGGAGGCGGACGGCACCATCACCACCGTGGTCGGCTCGGTGGACATCTCCGGCTCGAACACGGCGCTCTTGCAGATCGCCGCCGAGTCATTCGGGCTGCCCATCGAGCGGGTCGCGCTCTCCAATGCCGACAGCACCGGCGCGCCGCACTCCCCGATGTCCGGCGGCAGCAAGATCACGCTGGTGGTCGGCGCGGCCATCACCGAGGCCTGCGCGGACGCCCGTCAGCAGGTCTTCGACATCGCAGCGGATCAACTGGAGGCGGCCCCCGAAGACCTGGAGCTCGTCGACGGTCGTGTGCGGGTGCGGGGCGCGCCGGAGCGGACCATCGGGCTGGACCGCATCCACCAGCTCACGGCGATGATGTACGCACAGCATCCGCCGGTCCTGGGGCGCGGCAACGTCATCCTGAAGGTACGCGCCTCCGCGATGGCCGCCCACCTTGCGCGGGTCCGCGTCGATCCGGAGACCGGGCGCGTCGAGGTGCTGGAGTACGTGGCCGTCCACGACGTCGGTCGGGCCATCAACCCGGCCCTGGTCGAGGAGAACATCCACGGCGGCGTGTCGCAGGGCATCGGCTGGGCGCTCTACGAGCAGATGCTCTACGACGAGGGCGGCCGGCTGGTCACGTCGAGCCTGCTGGACTACACCCTGCCCGGCTCGCACCAGATCCCGCCCATCGAGTCGGTGATCCTGGAGATCCCGTCGCAGTCCGGGCCGTACGGGCTGCGCGGCGTCGGCGAGCCGCCGGTCATCCCGGTGGCCGCCACCATCGCGAACGCCGTCCATGCTGCCACCGGCCGCCGCCTGACCGAGATCCCGATCACCGCGCCGGCCGTGCTGCGGGCGCTCGCGGAGTAG
- a CDS encoding NAD(P)-dependent oxidoreductase: protein MSGNGTGAVVLLGATGFLGQAIGARLQADSVTVHGFNSKTLNLTDRAAFGVLDALAGPDTTLIFASAVTPDKGRTVDALDANLQMALNVGRYVEGHPFKKVVYVSSDAVYPMSDEVVTETSAVEPADFYALAKYAGERVLANVCGAAKVPLVIVRPTGVYGAGDTHNSYGPNRFISQIISDGKLSMFGEGDDIRDHVYVDDVAAIAAALAASDATGVFNVASGESRDFGSIARQLQALSPRPFEIVNLPKSGGTSRRDFDIGKLRSALPGLTLTPFADGLKATVAARLGGVK, encoded by the coding sequence ATGAGCGGTAACGGAACGGGGGCGGTCGTCCTGCTGGGGGCGACGGGCTTTCTCGGGCAGGCGATTGGCGCGCGGCTCCAGGCGGACAGCGTAACGGTCCACGGGTTCAACTCGAAGACGCTCAACCTGACGGACCGTGCGGCCTTCGGCGTGCTCGACGCCCTGGCCGGCCCCGACACCACGTTGATTTTTGCCTCGGCGGTCACGCCGGACAAGGGCCGGACGGTGGACGCCCTCGACGCCAATCTCCAGATGGCGCTGAACGTCGGGCGGTACGTCGAGGGGCATCCGTTCAAGAAGGTCGTGTACGTCAGCTCGGACGCGGTGTACCCGATGAGCGACGAGGTCGTGACCGAGACCTCGGCGGTCGAGCCGGCCGACTTCTACGCCCTGGCCAAGTACGCCGGCGAGCGGGTGCTGGCGAACGTCTGCGGCGCGGCGAAAGTCCCGCTGGTGATCGTGCGGCCGACGGGCGTCTACGGCGCGGGCGACACCCACAACTCGTACGGCCCGAACCGCTTCATCAGCCAGATCATCAGCGATGGCAAGCTGAGCATGTTCGGCGAGGGCGACGACATCCGCGACCACGTCTACGTGGACGACGTGGCCGCGATCGCGGCGGCGCTGGCCGCATCCGACGCGACGGGCGTCTTCAACGTCGCCTCGGGTGAGAGCCGCGACTTCGGCTCGATTGCGAGGCAACTGCAGGCGCTCTCGCCCAGGCCGTTCGAGATCGTCAACCTGCCGAAGTCTGGTGGGACCAGCCGCCGCGACTTCGACATCGGCAAGCTGCGGTCGGCGCTGCCGGGCCTGACGCTGACGCCGTTCGCGGACGGCCTGAAGGCGACGGTGGCGGCGCGCCTGGGCGGCGTGAAGTAG
- a CDS encoding class I SAM-dependent methyltransferase: MREINRLARYPVSKGRNQLRPQVLEEDRRIAKQFGQAYFDGPRTQGYGGYTYHERFWTGVAEDLRDAYGIAAGTRVLDVGCGKGFLLHDLRRVAPGVEVAGLDISEYAIEHAMADVKPYLKRGAASSLPFADASFDVVLSINTLHNLPLEECKQAIRELERVKKPGGHGYLQVDSWFTEEQHRAFEAWQLTALTYFDRETWVRIFEECGYTGDYYWTVTE; encoded by the coding sequence TTGAGAGAGATCAATCGGCTGGCTCGCTACCCCGTCTCGAAGGGCCGCAACCAGCTTCGGCCGCAGGTGCTCGAAGAGGACCGCCGGATCGCCAAGCAGTTCGGGCAGGCGTACTTCGACGGCCCGAGGACGCAGGGGTACGGCGGCTACACCTACCACGAGCGCTTCTGGACCGGCGTGGCTGAAGACCTGCGCGATGCGTACGGCATCGCGGCTGGCACGCGGGTGCTGGACGTGGGCTGTGGCAAGGGCTTCCTGCTGCACGATCTTCGTCGGGTGGCCCCCGGCGTCGAGGTGGCCGGCCTGGACATCTCGGAGTACGCCATCGAGCATGCGATGGCGGACGTCAAGCCGTACCTCAAGCGGGGGGCGGCCTCATCGCTGCCGTTCGCGGACGCCTCGTTTGACGTGGTGCTCTCGATCAACACGCTCCACAACCTCCCGCTGGAGGAGTGCAAGCAGGCGATCCGCGAGCTTGAGCGGGTCAAGAAGCCGGGCGGGCACGGCTACCTGCAGGTGGACTCCTGGTTCACCGAGGAGCAGCACCGGGCGTTCGAGGCGTGGCAGCTCACGGCGCTGACCTACTTCGACCGTGAGACCTGGGTGCGGATCTTCGAGGAGTGCGGCTACACCGGCGACTACTACTGGACGGTTACCGAGTAG